The following proteins are encoded in a genomic region of Vibrio tasmaniensis:
- the punC gene encoding purine nucleoside transporter PunC, whose product MNISKFQLVYLAVLSMLGFIATDMYLPAFKAMEVDFATGPEQIALSLTVFLGGMAMGQLLWGLASDKYGHRNTLAVGLVIFTAASFGLAFSTEVWHLLTLRFIQAIGVCAPAVIWQAMVIKRYSQSSSQQIFATIMPLVALSPALAPQLGVLLADSFGWHSIFITLTLMGALLIATTMAQPKEAPEVKQTSIKTDIKALFHSKPYMGNVLMFASASAAFFAYLTGMPEIMAQLGYEAKDIGLSFIPQTIAFMAGGYFGKQAVKKYGDGVVLRNLIGLFSVAALLIFIASQWELTSIWPLLAPFCLIAVANGALYPIVVNRALSSAKQSPATAAGLQNSLQISISGLASALVAAMASQALSATGIAVMICLGALWVGYIVSNKELSDHFVAPDNSRVVTEDNQD is encoded by the coding sequence ATGAATATTTCTAAATTTCAATTGGTCTACCTTGCAGTTCTTTCCATGCTTGGCTTTATTGCGACCGATATGTACCTTCCTGCATTTAAGGCAATGGAAGTCGATTTTGCAACCGGGCCAGAACAAATCGCACTGTCTCTAACCGTGTTCCTTGGTGGTATGGCAATGGGTCAGCTTCTTTGGGGTCTGGCGAGTGACAAGTATGGTCACCGTAATACGCTAGCGGTTGGTCTTGTTATCTTTACTGCAGCTTCATTCGGCTTAGCATTCAGTACCGAGGTATGGCACCTACTAACGCTGCGCTTCATTCAAGCGATCGGTGTGTGTGCGCCTGCGGTAATTTGGCAAGCAATGGTTATTAAGCGTTACTCTCAAAGCAGCAGCCAGCAGATTTTTGCGACTATCATGCCTCTAGTAGCGCTATCTCCAGCATTAGCACCTCAACTGGGTGTGTTGCTAGCAGACAGCTTTGGTTGGCACAGTATCTTTATTACATTGACGCTAATGGGCGCATTGTTGATCGCAACGACCATGGCTCAACCAAAAGAAGCGCCAGAAGTAAAACAAACATCGATCAAAACTGATATCAAAGCACTGTTTCATTCAAAGCCTTACATGGGCAATGTATTGATGTTTGCTTCAGCGTCAGCAGCGTTCTTTGCTTACCTAACGGGTATGCCAGAAATCATGGCTCAGCTGGGTTATGAAGCAAAAGATATAGGCCTTAGCTTCATTCCACAGACAATCGCCTTTATGGCTGGTGGTTACTTCGGTAAGCAAGCGGTGAAGAAGTATGGCGATGGTGTGGTACTAAGAAATCTTATTGGTTTATTCAGCGTTGCCGCATTATTGATTTTCATTGCATCACAGTGGGAACTGACATCAATCTGGCCTCTACTAGCACCTTTCTGTCTAATTGCCGTAGCGAATGGCGCACTTTACCCAATCGTAGTAAACCGTGCTCTATCAAGTGCGAAACAGAGCCCTGCGACAGCGGCTGGTTTACAAAACAGCCTGCAAATAAGTATTAGTGGCCTAGCAAGTGCATTGGTGGCAGCAATGGCAAGCCAAGCACTAAGCGCAACAGGTATCGCGGTAATGATTTGTTTAGGTGCATTGTGGGTTGGCTATATTGTTTCGAACAAAGAACTGTCTGACCACTTTGTTGCACCAGATAACTCTCGCGTAGTAACAGAAGACAACCAAGACTAG
- the punR gene encoding DNA-binding transcriptional activator PunR, translated as MFSKSSLEMLDTVARLGSFTAAAEQLHKVPSAISYGVRQVEQELDVLLFRRLPRKVELTPAGELFIEEARQLLRQMEELSAQTRRAARGWKKTLRLTLDNVVKLDKMKPMIEEFYQTFEFAELQINMEVFNGSWEAIAQGRADVVIGATSAIPVGGDFEVKDMGRLDWAFVMSPSHPCVREQNLNEAFVSQYPAICLDDTSSVLPKRHTGHFSNQRRLLLPNWYSAIECLKNGVGVGYMPRHIAAPIIEQGLLVEKILPEPSPQSHCCLVWRKDDNHKLIEWMVKYLGSSEQLHQDWLDHRKAI; from the coding sequence ATGTTCTCTAAATCCTCGTTAGAAATGCTTGATACCGTTGCTCGCTTGGGCAGCTTCACTGCGGCTGCAGAGCAATTGCACAAAGTACCATCGGCGATCAGCTATGGGGTTAGGCAGGTAGAGCAAGAGCTTGATGTTCTACTTTTCAGACGCTTACCAAGAAAAGTAGAGCTGACGCCTGCTGGGGAGTTGTTTATTGAAGAGGCTCGTCAACTGCTGAGACAGATGGAAGAACTCAGTGCGCAAACTCGCCGAGCTGCGCGTGGTTGGAAGAAAACCTTACGTCTAACCCTTGATAACGTGGTTAAGCTCGACAAGATGAAGCCTATGATTGAAGAGTTTTATCAAACCTTTGAGTTCGCTGAGCTGCAGATCAACATGGAAGTGTTTAATGGTTCTTGGGAAGCCATTGCACAGGGCAGGGCCGATGTCGTGATTGGAGCCACTTCGGCGATTCCGGTTGGCGGTGACTTTGAAGTTAAGGATATGGGGCGGTTAGATTGGGCATTTGTGATGTCACCCAGTCACCCGTGTGTGCGAGAGCAAAACCTTAATGAAGCCTTTGTTAGTCAGTATCCCGCGATCTGTTTGGATGATACCTCTAGCGTACTGCCAAAGCGACACACAGGGCACTTTTCGAATCAAAGACGACTGTTGTTACCTAACTGGTATAGTGCGATTGAATGCCTCAAAAATGGCGTTGGTGTAGGTTACATGCCAAGGCACATTGCTGCGCCTATTATCGAGCAAGGCTTGCTGGTGGAGAAAATACTGCCAGAACCAAGCCCGCAGAGTCATTGCTGTTTGGTGTGGCGAAAAGACGATAACCATAAATTGATCGAATGGATGGTGAAGTATTTAGGATCGAGTGAGCAACTTCACCAAGATTGGTTGGATCATCGAAAGGCGATCTAA